One window of Phalacrocorax carbo chromosome 1, bPhaCar2.1, whole genome shotgun sequence genomic DNA carries:
- the LPAR6 gene encoding lysophosphatidic acid receptor 6 produces MVSPNCSTEDSFKYTLYGCIFSMVFVLGLIANCVAIYIFACTLKVQNETTTYMLNLAISDLLFVFTLPFRIYYFVARNWPFGDILCKISVTLFYTNMYGSILFLTCISVDRFLAIVHPFRSKTLRTKRNAKIVCTAVWITVLAGSTPASFFQSTNGLNDTQRTCFENFSENVWKTYLSRIVIFIEIVGFFIPLILNVTCSTMVLRTLNKPLTLSRNKLSKKKVLKMIVVHLAIFCFCFVPYNITLILYSLMRTQTWVNCSLVTAVRTMYPVTLCIAVSNCCFDPIVYYFTSDTIQNSIKKNRSTRPRNCTFSERPVSENFIQHSLQTIKMKIFDSDSTM; encoded by the coding sequence ATGGTAAGCCCTAATTGTTCCACTGAGGACTCCTTTAAATATACTTTATATGGGTGTATCTTTAGTATGGTGTTTGTTCTTGGCCTCATAGCAAACTGTGTTGCTATCTATATTTTTGCTTGTACATTAAAAGTGCAAAACGAGACTACAACTTACATGCTCAATTTAGCAATATCAGATCTGCTTTTTGTATTTACATTACCCTTCAGGATTTATTACTTTGTAGCGAGAAACTGGCCATTTGGAGACATTCTTTGCAAGATTTCTGTCACCCTCTTTTACACAAATATGTATGggagcattttatttctgacttGCATAAGCGTAGATCGCTTTTTAGCTATAGTACACCCCTTTCGATCTAAGACTCTCCGAACCAAAAGGAATGCAAAAATTGTCTGCACTGCAGTGTGGATAACCGTGTTAGCAGGCAGCACACCAGCAAGCTTCTTCCAGTCTACAAATGGCCTTAATGACACTCAAAGAACATGTTTTGAAAACTTTTCAGAGAACGTATGGAAAACCTACCTATCCCGGATTGTTATCTTCATTGAaatagttgggttttttattccaCTCATCTTAAATGTGACCTGCTCTACTATGGTCTTACGGACTTTGAACAAACCGCTCACATTAAGTCGGAATAAATTAAGCAAGAAAAAGGTACTCAAAATGATTGTAGTCCATTTAGCGatattctgcttctgctttgtgcCTTATAATATTACCTTAATACTTTACTCCCTTATGAGAACACAGACCTGGGTTAATTGTTCACTGGTAACTGCAGTCAGGACTATGTACCCCGTCACTCTGTGCATCGCTGTTTCAAACTGCTGTTTTGACCCTATAGTCTATTACTTTACATCGGATACAATtcaaaattcaattaaaaagaaCCGGTCCACTAGACCACGGAACTGCACATTCTCCGAAAGACCAGTTTCGGAAAACTTCATTCAACACAGCCTTCAgaccataaaaatgaaaatatttgacagTGACTCCACAATGTAA